In one Thalassospira sp. ER-Se-21-Dark genomic region, the following are encoded:
- a CDS encoding aldose epimerase family protein: MAEPHTIALQKGENAPRAALESTQIRVLVSALGARLCGVYVRDPKNGQETNIAVNLIDDAAYLDQDSYIGAVCGRYANRIEKSRYPDENGDIAQLAANEGEHHLHGGPDGFDRRLWTISDQTERSVTFKLTSPAGDQGYPGNLSASATYSLVADNRLRLEINATCDQTCPVNMTSHAYWNLTGKFDHSASDHVLQINAEQWLPVDEKLIPDGPAQDVAGTGYDFQKPAKISANLPDAKQGFDHNFCLTGPRGELRQIATLADPTSKRSIKLFSTEAGLQFYLAQHFNDAMKTENSVPLHRSGGIALEPQTYPNSPNREDFPSPWLKPGETYRHVIEWKFS; the protein is encoded by the coding sequence ATGGCAGAACCCCATACAATTGCACTTCAAAAGGGCGAAAATGCCCCCCGCGCTGCATTAGAGAGTACTCAGATTCGCGTGTTGGTTTCTGCGCTTGGCGCGCGTCTTTGCGGGGTCTATGTGCGTGACCCAAAGAATGGTCAGGAAACCAATATCGCGGTCAACCTAATCGATGATGCCGCCTATCTTGATCAGGACAGCTATATCGGGGCCGTGTGCGGGCGTTATGCCAACCGCATTGAAAAGTCGCGCTACCCGGACGAAAACGGCGATATCGCTCAGCTTGCCGCCAACGAAGGCGAACACCACCTGCATGGCGGACCGGATGGTTTTGACAGACGGCTCTGGACCATTTCCGATCAAACAGAGCGCAGTGTTACGTTTAAGCTGACCTCGCCGGCGGGCGACCAGGGATATCCGGGCAATTTGAGCGCATCTGCGACCTATTCACTGGTTGCGGATAATCGTCTGCGTCTTGAAATCAACGCCACCTGCGATCAAACCTGCCCGGTCAACATGACCAGCCACGCCTATTGGAACCTGACGGGCAAATTTGACCATAGTGCTAGCGATCACGTTTTGCAGATCAATGCTGAACAATGGCTTCCGGTGGATGAAAAATTGATCCCGGATGGCCCGGCGCAGGATGTCGCTGGCACAGGCTATGATTTCCAGAAACCTGCCAAAATTTCCGCCAACCTGCCAGACGCCAAACAGGGCTTTGATCACAATTTCTGCCTGACCGGCCCACGCGGTGAATTACGCCAGATCGCCACCCTTGCAGATCCGACAAGCAAACGGTCGATCAAACTGTTTTCGACCGAGGCCGGTTTGCAATTCTACCTCGCACAGCATTTCAATGATGCGATGAAAACCGAAAACAGCGTGCCGCTGCACAGATCGGGCGGCATTGCCCTTGAACCGCAAACCTACCCAAACAGCCCCAACCGAGAGGACTTCCCAAGCCCTTGGCTTAAGCCCGGCGAGACGTATCGGCATGTGATTGAGTGGAAATTTTCCTAA
- a CDS encoding ABC transporter substrate-binding protein, whose protein sequence is MVSFKKMAVSTAAMGVALGLSFAAHAEMMIGFSQIGSESGWRTSETASIKAEAERRGIDLKFSDAQQKQENQIKAVRSFIAQGVDGILLAPVVETGWDQVLKEAKDAGIPVVLVDRGVDASEDLYLTKVASDFVVEGALAAAWLAAETNGVCDVVELQGTVGSSAANDRKEGFESVVSNFPAINIIRSQSGDFTRSGGKEVMESFLKAENGGANICAVYAHNDDMALGAVQAIKEAGLNPGEDMLIVSIDAVPDIFKAMADGDTNATIELNPHLGGPSFDAIKAAKAGEEVPKWIKANGPLYLPDTAAEEYKMRSK, encoded by the coding sequence GTGGTAAGTTTTAAGAAGATGGCAGTTTCTACTGCCGCAATGGGTGTTGCACTTGGTCTGTCGTTTGCTGCACATGCAGAAATGATGATCGGTTTCTCGCAGATCGGTTCGGAAAGTGGCTGGCGTACGTCTGAAACGGCGTCGATCAAGGCCGAAGCTGAACGTCGTGGAATTGATCTGAAATTCTCCGATGCACAGCAGAAACAGGAAAACCAGATCAAGGCAGTCCGTTCCTTCATCGCGCAGGGCGTGGATGGCATTCTTCTGGCACCGGTTGTTGAAACCGGCTGGGATCAGGTTCTCAAAGAAGCAAAAGACGCCGGCATTCCGGTCGTCCTCGTTGACCGTGGTGTTGATGCAAGTGAAGACCTGTATCTGACCAAAGTGGCGTCGGACTTCGTGGTCGAAGGTGCACTGGCCGCGGCCTGGCTGGCTGCTGAAACCAATGGCGTTTGCGACGTTGTCGAACTGCAGGGAACTGTTGGTTCGTCTGCCGCCAACGACCGTAAGGAAGGTTTTGAGTCTGTTGTTTCCAACTTCCCGGCCATCAATATCATCCGTTCGCAGTCCGGTGACTTCACCCGTTCCGGCGGCAAGGAAGTCATGGAAAGCTTCCTGAAAGCGGAAAACGGTGGTGCCAATATCTGTGCGGTTTATGCCCACAATGATGACATGGCACTGGGTGCCGTTCAGGCCATCAAGGAAGCCGGTCTGAACCCGGGTGAAGATATGCTGATCGTATCCATCGATGCAGTGCCAGATATCTTCAAGGCGATGGCCGATGGCGACACCAACGCCACCATCGAACTGAACCCGCATTTGGGCGGCCCGTCCTTTGACGCGATCAAGGCGGCAAAGGCTGGTGAAGAAGTTCCGAAATGGATCAAGGCAAATGGCCCGCTCTATCTGCCTGATACCGCTGCGGAAGAATACAAAATGCGTAGCAAATAA
- a CDS encoding sugar ABC transporter ATP-binding protein, with translation MSDTVLSVRGAGKFFPGVKALEDVDFDLERGEIHALLGENGAGKSTLIKVITGVHPRDAGTVSLEGQEIHPQHPGDAQELGISTVYQEVNLVPTLSVAENLMLERQTRKFGLISWKKTEADAKTALEILGLDIDVNRPLGSYSVAIQQLVAIARAVALDAKVLILDEPTASLDGEEIKTLFRIMGELRDKGLGIVFVTHFLDQVYAVTDRITVLRNGRLVGTFVTKELAQIDLINHMLGRELAEVSAHRHQDEGSYDGPARQIQIKNLGKKRVLEPVSLDLKAGEIVGLAGLLGSGRTELAELVFGTQKADSGLVFLDGEPVMLRSPRHAIRAGFGLCPEDRKQDGIVAELSVRENIVLALQGRRGWLRPIPRAEQQKFADDMIKALGIATPDSEKPVGQLSGGNQQKVILARWLVSKPILLILDEPTRGIDVGAHADIIKLIKELCDEGLALLVASSELEEIVAFADRVAVMRDRKKVSELVGAEITQNNIIEAIAR, from the coding sequence ATGTCAGACACAGTGCTTTCAGTGCGCGGTGCGGGGAAGTTCTTTCCTGGCGTCAAGGCGCTGGAGGATGTGGATTTTGACCTTGAACGCGGCGAAATTCACGCCCTTCTGGGCGAAAACGGGGCCGGTAAATCGACCCTGATCAAGGTGATTACCGGGGTGCATCCGCGCGATGCCGGTACGGTGTCACTCGAAGGACAGGAAATCCATCCGCAGCATCCCGGGGACGCGCAGGAACTTGGCATTTCAACCGTTTATCAGGAAGTCAATCTGGTGCCGACACTGTCGGTCGCCGAAAACCTGATGCTGGAACGCCAGACCCGCAAGTTCGGGTTGATTTCATGGAAAAAGACCGAGGCCGATGCCAAGACCGCCCTTGAGATTTTGGGGCTTGATATTGATGTCAATCGGCCGCTGGGCTCCTATTCGGTGGCGATCCAGCAACTGGTGGCGATCGCGCGTGCTGTCGCCCTTGATGCCAAGGTTCTTATTCTTGATGAACCGACCGCATCACTTGACGGCGAAGAAATCAAAACACTGTTCCGGATCATGGGCGAGCTGCGCGACAAGGGGCTGGGGATTGTTTTTGTTACCCACTTCCTTGATCAGGTTTACGCGGTAACCGACCGTATCACGGTGCTCCGCAATGGCCGCCTGGTGGGCACGTTTGTCACCAAGGAGCTGGCCCAGATTGATTTGATCAATCACATGCTTGGTCGTGAACTGGCTGAAGTCAGCGCGCATCGCCATCAGGACGAAGGCAGCTACGATGGCCCGGCACGCCAGATCCAGATCAAGAATTTGGGCAAAAAGCGCGTGCTTGAGCCGGTTTCACTCGATCTGAAAGCAGGCGAGATTGTTGGTCTGGCAGGTCTTTTGGGATCAGGCCGTACAGAGCTTGCCGAACTGGTGTTTGGTACGCAAAAAGCCGATAGCGGTTTGGTGTTTCTCGATGGGGAGCCGGTTATGCTGCGTTCCCCGCGCCATGCGATCCGGGCCGGTTTCGGGCTGTGTCCCGAAGACCGCAAACAGGACGGCATTGTTGCCGAACTGAGTGTTCGTGAAAACATCGTGCTTGCCCTTCAGGGGCGGCGTGGTTGGCTGCGCCCGATCCCGCGCGCCGAACAACAGAAATTTGCCGATGACATGATCAAGGCACTGGGCATCGCAACCCCCGACAGTGAAAAGCCCGTCGGGCAACTGAGCGGTGGCAATCAGCAAAAAGTCATTCTGGCGCGCTGGCTGGTGTCCAAGCCGATCCTGCTGATCCTTGATGAACCGACACGCGGCATTGATGTCGGTGCACATGCCGACATCATCAAACTGATCAAGGAACTCTGTGACGAGGGGCTGGCTTTGCTGGTCGCGTCATCCGAGCTTGAAGAAATCGTTGCCTTTGCCGACCGCGTGGCTGTGATGCGTGATCGTAAAAAGGTTTCTGAACTGGTGGGTGCGGAAATCACCCAGAACAATATCATCGAGGCAATTGCACGATGA
- a CDS encoding ABC transporter permease has protein sequence MSASSLLSRPWFGPVAALILIVLGIGIISPDFFNIRIVDGHLYGSLVDVVHRGASTALVAVGMAIVIGTRGIDLSVGSIIAISGAVMAVLIRDTDLHPAVIILAALGAGILCGLWNGILVAFLDIQPIIATLILMVAGRGIAQMITGGQIVTFHGEFFEAIGSGYLLGIPWRVIIAAAVIAAIYFIMRKTALGLFVESVGGNARASRVAGIDARGIKLMAYAASGLCSAFAGIIIAADIRGADANNAGLWLELDAILAVVIGGASLMGGRFFIAMTVIGVLIIQALTTGILLSGLPSQYTLIVKAAVVMVVLLVQAPKSRELVGQAMERMKRGKSDEN, from the coding sequence ATGTCTGCATCTTCTTTGTTAAGTCGGCCCTGGTTTGGTCCGGTCGCAGCACTGATCCTGATCGTGCTGGGGATCGGGATAATTTCACCGGATTTCTTCAACATCCGCATTGTTGACGGCCATCTTTACGGATCGCTTGTCGATGTTGTCCATCGCGGGGCGTCGACCGCCCTTGTTGCGGTGGGTATGGCGATTGTCATTGGCACACGCGGCATTGATCTTTCGGTGGGCTCGATCATTGCCATTTCGGGGGCGGTGATGGCGGTTCTGATCCGCGATACCGATCTGCATCCGGCTGTGATTATCCTGGCCGCCCTTGGTGCCGGGATTTTGTGCGGTTTGTGGAACGGCATCCTTGTTGCCTTCCTTGATATTCAGCCGATCATTGCAACCCTGATCCTGATGGTGGCCGGTCGCGGCATTGCCCAGATGATTACGGGTGGTCAGATCGTAACGTTCCACGGCGAATTCTTCGAGGCAATTGGCAGCGGTTATTTGTTGGGTATTCCATGGCGGGTGATTATTGCGGCTGCCGTGATTGCCGCGATCTATTTCATCATGCGAAAAACGGCACTTGGTCTGTTTGTTGAATCGGTTGGTGGCAACGCACGCGCCAGCCGCGTCGCGGGCATCGATGCACGCGGTATCAAGCTGATGGCCTATGCGGCATCGGGTCTGTGTTCGGCCTTTGCCGGGATCATCATTGCCGCGGACATTCGTGGTGCTGATGCTAACAATGCCGGGCTTTGGCTTGAACTGGATGCCATTCTGGCCGTGGTTATTGGCGGTGCGTCGCTGATGGGCGGTCGGTTCTTTATTGCGATGACCGTGATTGGCGTTCTGATCATTCAGGCGCTGACCACCGGCATCTTGTTGTCGGGGCTTCCGTCGCAATACACCCTGATCGTCAAGGCGGCGGTGGTGATGGTCGTTTTGCTGGTGCAGGCGCCAAAATCCCGCGAACTGGTCGGGCAGGCGATGGAACGCATGAAGCGGGGGAAATCCGATGAAAATTAA
- the yjfF gene encoding galactofuranose ABC transporter, permease protein YjfF — protein MKINERFYPILATLAVLVLLYGYGIVEHRAFSDTYVLGALLTDNAFLIITAVGMTFVILSGGIDLSVGSMIAFIGVLMAELVTGFGMHPVTAAVVAMIVGSAFGAFMGVIIAKFDIQPFIITLAGMFFLRGMCFLINLDSVPIDHPFVSDFAGFKVQLPGRGWLTASALLMLATVIGGVVIAHFTRFGRNVYAIGGDRHSAELLGVPVHSTIIRVYTLSGFFSALSGVVFAFYTASAYPLAAVGVELDAIAAVVIGGTLLTGGMGFVLGTFFGGIIMGVIQTLIAFDGSLNSWWTKIMIGALLFGFIVLQRLITRSFSGMRAGTT, from the coding sequence ATGAAAATTAATGAACGGTTTTATCCGATCCTTGCCACGCTTGCGGTTCTGGTACTGCTGTATGGCTACGGGATTGTTGAACACCGTGCCTTTTCCGACACCTATGTTCTGGGCGCGCTTCTGACCGATAATGCCTTTTTGATCATTACCGCCGTTGGCATGACCTTTGTCATTCTCTCGGGCGGGATTGATCTTTCGGTTGGGTCGATGATTGCCTTTATCGGGGTTCTGATGGCCGAACTTGTGACCGGCTTTGGCATGCATCCGGTGACGGCGGCTGTGGTTGCGATGATTGTCGGATCGGCATTCGGGGCGTTTATGGGGGTGATTATCGCCAAGTTCGATATTCAGCCCTTTATCATCACGCTTGCCGGGATGTTCTTCCTGCGCGGCATGTGCTTCCTGATCAATCTGGATTCCGTTCCGATTGATCATCCGTTTGTCTCAGACTTTGCCGGGTTCAAGGTTCAATTGCCCGGTCGTGGCTGGCTGACGGCATCGGCACTTCTGATGTTGGCGACCGTTATTGGCGGGGTGGTGATTGCCCATTTCACCCGGTTCGGGCGCAATGTTTATGCGATTGGCGGGGATCGGCATTCGGCAGAATTGCTGGGCGTTCCGGTCCATAGCACGATCATCCGGGTCTATACCCTTTCGGGCTTTTTCAGTGCACTTTCGGGTGTGGTATTCGCCTTTTACACCGCGTCGGCCTATCCGCTGGCAGCAGTCGGTGTGGAGCTTGATGCGATTGCCGCTGTGGTGATTGGTGGAACGCTTCTGACCGGCGGGATGGGCTTTGTGCTCGGCACGTTCTTTGGCGGGATCATCATGGGGGTTATCCAGACCCTGATTGCGTTTGACGGGTCGCTCAACAGCTGGTGGACCAAGATCATGATCGGGGCGCTTCTGTTTGGCTTTATCGTGCTGCAACGCCTGATTACCCGGTCGTTTTCGGGGATGCGGGCCGGCACGACATAA
- a CDS encoding FadR/GntR family transcriptional regulator, with amino-acid sequence MSSTMSRTYAKRSLHSIVAHDLGARIVSGKLLPGDVLPTEAALSESLDVSRTALREAIKILSAKGLIESRPKTGTRVKPRSSWNLLDPDVLSWHFPDPDPAFLYSLLETRLIIEPNTAAMAAVRATPEQIKHLETAYFEMEKAEPGTEAVYITDLVFHQGILDASGNDFMKSFGMLIETALIGSFRLSSGGPKAHVKSLPDHHAVYAAISQRDPEEARSKMHGLLRRTMRELRKELGMSVEHDWDQIGL; translated from the coding sequence ATGTCGTCTACCATGTCGAGAACTTACGCCAAACGCAGTCTGCACAGCATTGTTGCCCACGATCTTGGCGCACGCATTGTTTCGGGCAAGCTGCTGCCGGGCGATGTCCTGCCGACAGAGGCGGCCTTAAGTGAATCCCTTGATGTGTCGCGTACAGCCCTTCGTGAAGCCATCAAAATCCTGTCGGCCAAGGGGCTGATTGAAAGCCGCCCGAAAACCGGCACACGGGTCAAACCGCGTTCAAGCTGGAACCTGCTGGATCCCGATGTCCTGTCCTGGCATTTCCCGGACCCGGACCCGGCATTTCTCTATAGCCTGCTTGAAACGCGCCTGATCATTGAACCCAACACCGCCGCCATGGCCGCTGTCCGCGCAACCCCGGAACAGATCAAACATCTTGAAACCGCCTATTTCGAAATGGAAAAGGCCGAACCCGGCACCGAGGCGGTCTATATTACCGACCTTGTGTTCCATCAGGGTATTTTGGATGCGTCGGGCAACGATTTCATGAAATCGTTCGGCATGTTGATTGAAACCGCCCTGATCGGATCTTTCCGCCTGTCATCGGGCGGACCCAAGGCGCATGTCAAGTCGCTGCCGGATCACCACGCGGTCTATGCCGCCATCAGCCAGCGCGACCCCGAAGAGGCGCGCAGCAAAATGCACGGCCTGCTGCGCCGGACCATGCGCGAACTGCGCAAGGAACTCGGCATGTCGGTTGAACATGACTGGGATCAGATCGGTCTGTAA
- a CDS encoding SDR family oxidoreductase codes for MSDRMPTHYTSLEDKSVFITGGASGIGEAIVTAFVEQGAKVAFVDIMEDAGNALVEKLSKDARNKPVFIKCDLTDIGALQAAVAKAAEINGPITGLMNNAANDTRHKWQDVTPEYWDERQAINIRPSFFAIQAVAPMMQKAGGGAIINFGSVSWMMGQGGMPGYTTAKAATHGLTRGMARDLGKDHIRVNTLVPGWVMTQRQLDLWVDEAAEREIDERQCLKNKVMPDDIARMALFLISDEARMVTAQNFIVDGGWV; via the coding sequence ATGTCTGATCGCATGCCGACACACTATACAAGCCTTGAAGACAAATCGGTATTCATCACCGGTGGCGCATCGGGCATTGGCGAGGCGATTGTGACCGCCTTTGTCGAACAGGGCGCAAAAGTTGCCTTTGTTGACATCATGGAAGATGCCGGTAATGCGCTTGTCGAAAAGCTTTCCAAGGATGCGCGCAACAAGCCTGTCTTTATCAAATGCGATCTGACCGACATCGGGGCCTTGCAGGCAGCGGTGGCCAAGGCCGCCGAAATTAACGGCCCGATCACCGGGTTGATGAACAATGCGGCCAATGATACCCGCCATAAATGGCAGGACGTCACCCCGGAATACTGGGATGAACGCCAGGCGATCAATATCCGCCCGTCCTTCTTTGCCATTCAGGCGGTGGCACCGATGATGCAGAAGGCCGGTGGCGGCGCGATCATCAATTTCGGTTCGGTCAGCTGGATGATGGGGCAGGGCGGCATGCCGGGCTACACCACGGCCAAGGCCGCGACCCATGGCCTGACCCGCGGTATGGCGCGTGATCTGGGCAAGGATCACATCCGCGTCAATACCCTTGTGCCGGGCTGGGTGATGACCCAGCGCCAGCTTGACCTGTGGGTCGACGAAGCCGCTGAACGTGAAATCGACGAGCGCCAGTGTCTTAAAAACAAGGTCATGCCCGATGATATCGCCCGCATGGCGCTGTTTTTGATTTCCGATGAAGCCCGCATGGTGACCGCCCAGAACTTCATCGTTGATGGTGGCTGGGTCTAG